The Bicyclus anynana chromosome Z, ilBicAnyn1.1, whole genome shotgun sequence genome window below encodes:
- the LOC112047643 gene encoding uncharacterized protein LOC112047643 isoform X4: MCDWTYFIILGTNCFSETSGSANLHYFCLVFVQVSAFFHALERSHLSLEMDPCRFWCTSAPATEGCAWARSCRARPCSRRRCAWSTRCCPPTTRAPSTWSPAPPTGTRGAAFACRSPRSLYPNYSVQCVVLQYSVPTVSNTTGERAYMIQKSPAVLLLARKVPDLLAEIPLRPVEVDYRGEEALSLHEECLMAGWHFFYKGDKIYPVHKFLLQRNVRVQFLIIVKKSLWCDTISLKFQNAMTNLGYTGDFDRSVSICVRDPNREAQPCHGMYGAPLVCKGKLVALLMAPDAQWTNCTGHSNLVQVLSSPHVRSFMNCVSRLFAPEFQPGWEAMKEGLESTDGGQQFDYLPDVYDKMVYGESSSEEV, from the exons ATGTGCGACTGgacatatttcattattttaggtACAAATTGCTTCTCAGAGACTTCAGGTTCCGCAAACCTGCATTATTTCTGCCTTGTTTTTGTACAGGTTTCGGCATTCTTTCATGCCTTGGAGAGGAGCCATTTAAGCCTCGAGATGGATCCTTGCCGTTTTTG GTGTACTTCAGCTCCCGCTACCGAGGGTTGTGCGTGGGCTCGCTCGTGTCGCGCACGGCCGTGCTCACGGCGGCGGTGTGCGTGGTCGACCCGCTGCTGCCCGCCCACGACGCGCGCCCCGTCAACGTGGTCACCGGCGCCACCTACCGGCACCCGCGGCGCGGCATTCGCGTGCAGGTCACCAAGATCATTATACCCAAAC TACAGCGTCCAGTGTGTTGTACTACAGTACAGTGTTCCCACAGTAAGCAATACGACGGGAGAAAGGGCCTACATGATCCAGAAGTCACCGGCTGTCCTGCTGCTCGCGAGGAAGGTACCAGATTTGCTCGCAGAGATACCCCTGCGGCCTGTTGAGGTAGACTACAGAGGAGAGGAAGCACTGTCCTTGCATGAAGAATGCTTGATGGCGGGCTGGCATTTCTTTTACAAAGGG GATAAGATCTACCCAGTCCATAAGTTCCTCCTGCAGCGCAATGTCAGGGTGCAGTTCCTCATCATCGTGAAGAAGAGCCTCTGGTGCGACACCATCTCCCTCAAGTTCCAGAATGCGATGACTAACCTGGGCTACACTGGTGACTTCGACAGATCTGTCTCTATATGTGTTAGAGAT cCCAATAGAGAGGCTCAACCTTGTCAT GGTATGTACGGTGCGCCGTTGGTTTGCAAGGGCAAGCTGGTCGCACTGTTGATGGCCCCGGACGCGCAGTGGACCAACTGTACCGGACACAGCAACTTGGTGCAAGTGCTCAGTTCGCCTCACGTGCGGAGCTTCATGAACTGTGTTAGCAG GTTGTTCGCGCCCGAGTTCCAGCCCGGCTGGGAAGCGATGAAGGAGGGCCTGGAGAGCACCGATGGGGGCCAGCAGTTCGACTATTTGCCCGATGTTTACGACAAAATGGTATATGGCGAAAGCAGCTCCGAAGAAGTATAG
- the LOC112047643 gene encoding uncharacterized protein LOC112047643 isoform X2 translates to MPTLYYVVESVKIVAVGFGILSCLGEEPFKPRDGSLPFLVYFSSRYRGLCVGSLVSRTAVLTAAVCVVDPLLPAHDARPVNVVTGATYRHPRRGIRVQVTKIIIPKLSNTTGERAYMIQKSPAVLLLARKVPDLLAEIPLRPVEVDYRGEEALSLHEECLMAGWHFFYKGDKIYPVHKFLLQRNVRVQFLIIVKKSLWCDTISLKFQNAMTNLGYTGDFDRSVSICVRDPNREAQPCHGMYGAPLVCKGKLVALLMAPDAQWTNCTGHSNLVQVLSSPHVRSFMNCVSRLVDMSQCMYGVLRALCARASWSHC, encoded by the exons ATGCCAACATTATATTATGTGGTGGAAAGTGTGAAAATTGtcgcagtag GTTTCGGCATTCTTTCATGCCTTGGAGAGGAGCCATTTAAGCCTCGAGATGGATCCTTGCCGTTTTTG GTGTACTTCAGCTCCCGCTACCGAGGGTTGTGCGTGGGCTCGCTCGTGTCGCGCACGGCCGTGCTCACGGCGGCGGTGTGCGTGGTCGACCCGCTGCTGCCCGCCCACGACGCGCGCCCCGTCAACGTGGTCACCGGCGCCACCTACCGGCACCCGCGGCGCGGCATTCGCGTGCAGGTCACCAAGATCATTATACCCAAAC TAAGCAATACGACGGGAGAAAGGGCCTACATGATCCAGAAGTCACCGGCTGTCCTGCTGCTCGCGAGGAAGGTACCAGATTTGCTCGCAGAGATACCCCTGCGGCCTGTTGAGGTAGACTACAGAGGAGAGGAAGCACTGTCCTTGCATGAAGAATGCTTGATGGCGGGCTGGCATTTCTTTTACAAAGGG GATAAGATCTACCCAGTCCATAAGTTCCTCCTGCAGCGCAATGTCAGGGTGCAGTTCCTCATCATCGTGAAGAAGAGCCTCTGGTGCGACACCATCTCCCTCAAGTTCCAGAATGCGATGACTAACCTGGGCTACACTGGTGACTTCGACAGATCTGTCTCTATATGTGTTAGAGAT cCCAATAGAGAGGCTCAACCTTGTCAT GGTATGTACGGTGCGCCGTTGGTTTGCAAGGGCAAGCTGGTCGCACTGTTGATGGCCCCGGACGCGCAGTGGACCAACTGTACCGGACACAGCAACTTGGTGCAAGTGCTCAGTTCGCCTCACGTGCGGAGCTTCATGAACTGTGTTAGCAGGTTAGTAGATATGAGTCAGTGTATGTATGGTGTGTTGCGAGCTTTGTGTGCAAGGGCAAGCTGGTCACACTGTTGA
- the LOC112047643 gene encoding uncharacterized protein LOC112047643 isoform X3: MDPCRFWCTSAPATEGCAWARSCRARPCSRRRCAWSTRCCPPTTRAPSTWSPAPPTGTRGAAFACRSPRSLYPNYSVQCVVLQYSVPTVSNTTGERAYMIQKSPAVLLLARKVPDLLAEIPLRPVEVDYRGEEALSLHEECLMAGWHFFYKGDKIYPVHKFLLQRNVRVQFLIIVKKSLWCDTISLKFQNAMTNLGYTGDFDRSVSICVRDPNREAQPCHGMYGAPLVCKGKLVALLMAPDAQWTNCTGHSNLVQVLSSPHVRSFMNCVSRLVDMSQCMYGVLRALCARASWSHC; the protein is encoded by the exons ATGGATCCTTGCCGTTTTTG GTGTACTTCAGCTCCCGCTACCGAGGGTTGTGCGTGGGCTCGCTCGTGTCGCGCACGGCCGTGCTCACGGCGGCGGTGTGCGTGGTCGACCCGCTGCTGCCCGCCCACGACGCGCGCCCCGTCAACGTGGTCACCGGCGCCACCTACCGGCACCCGCGGCGCGGCATTCGCGTGCAGGTCACCAAGATCATTATACCCAAAC TACAGCGTCCAGTGTGTTGTACTACAGTACAGTGTTCCCACAGTAAGCAATACGACGGGAGAAAGGGCCTACATGATCCAGAAGTCACCGGCTGTCCTGCTGCTCGCGAGGAAGGTACCAGATTTGCTCGCAGAGATACCCCTGCGGCCTGTTGAGGTAGACTACAGAGGAGAGGAAGCACTGTCCTTGCATGAAGAATGCTTGATGGCGGGCTGGCATTTCTTTTACAAAGGG GATAAGATCTACCCAGTCCATAAGTTCCTCCTGCAGCGCAATGTCAGGGTGCAGTTCCTCATCATCGTGAAGAAGAGCCTCTGGTGCGACACCATCTCCCTCAAGTTCCAGAATGCGATGACTAACCTGGGCTACACTGGTGACTTCGACAGATCTGTCTCTATATGTGTTAGAGAT cCCAATAGAGAGGCTCAACCTTGTCAT GGTATGTACGGTGCGCCGTTGGTTTGCAAGGGCAAGCTGGTCGCACTGTTGATGGCCCCGGACGCGCAGTGGACCAACTGTACCGGACACAGCAACTTGGTGCAAGTGCTCAGTTCGCCTCACGTGCGGAGCTTCATGAACTGTGTTAGCAGGTTAGTAGATATGAGTCAGTGTATGTATGGTGTGTTGCGAGCTTTGTGTGCAAGGGCAAGCTGGTCACACTGTTGA
- the LOC112047643 gene encoding uncharacterized protein LOC112047643 isoform X1 → MCDWTYFIILGTNCFSETSGSANLHYFCLVFVQVSAFFHALERSHLSLEMDPCRFWCTSAPATEGCAWARSCRARPCSRRRCAWSTRCCPPTTRAPSTWSPAPPTGTRGAAFACRSPRSLYPNYSVQCVVLQYSVPTVSNTTGERAYMIQKSPAVLLLARKVPDLLAEIPLRPVEVDYRGEEALSLHEECLMAGWHFFYKGDKIYPVHKFLLQRNVRVQFLIIVKKSLWCDTISLKFQNAMTNLGYTGDFDRSVSICVRDGMYGAPLVCKGKLVALLMAPDAQWTNCTGHSNLVQVLSSPHVRSFMNCVSRLVDMSQCMYGVLRALCARASWSHC, encoded by the exons ATGTGCGACTGgacatatttcattattttaggtACAAATTGCTTCTCAGAGACTTCAGGTTCCGCAAACCTGCATTATTTCTGCCTTGTTTTTGTACAGGTTTCGGCATTCTTTCATGCCTTGGAGAGGAGCCATTTAAGCCTCGAGATGGATCCTTGCCGTTTTTG GTGTACTTCAGCTCCCGCTACCGAGGGTTGTGCGTGGGCTCGCTCGTGTCGCGCACGGCCGTGCTCACGGCGGCGGTGTGCGTGGTCGACCCGCTGCTGCCCGCCCACGACGCGCGCCCCGTCAACGTGGTCACCGGCGCCACCTACCGGCACCCGCGGCGCGGCATTCGCGTGCAGGTCACCAAGATCATTATACCCAAAC TACAGCGTCCAGTGTGTTGTACTACAGTACAGTGTTCCCACAGTAAGCAATACGACGGGAGAAAGGGCCTACATGATCCAGAAGTCACCGGCTGTCCTGCTGCTCGCGAGGAAGGTACCAGATTTGCTCGCAGAGATACCCCTGCGGCCTGTTGAGGTAGACTACAGAGGAGAGGAAGCACTGTCCTTGCATGAAGAATGCTTGATGGCGGGCTGGCATTTCTTTTACAAAGGG GATAAGATCTACCCAGTCCATAAGTTCCTCCTGCAGCGCAATGTCAGGGTGCAGTTCCTCATCATCGTGAAGAAGAGCCTCTGGTGCGACACCATCTCCCTCAAGTTCCAGAATGCGATGACTAACCTGGGCTACACTGGTGACTTCGACAGATCTGTCTCTATATGTGTTAGAGAT GGTATGTACGGTGCGCCGTTGGTTTGCAAGGGCAAGCTGGTCGCACTGTTGATGGCCCCGGACGCGCAGTGGACCAACTGTACCGGACACAGCAACTTGGTGCAAGTGCTCAGTTCGCCTCACGTGCGGAGCTTCATGAACTGTGTTAGCAGGTTAGTAGATATGAGTCAGTGTATGTATGGTGTGTTGCGAGCTTTGTGTGCAAGGGCAAGCTGGTCACACTGTTGA
- the LOC128199705 gene encoding uncharacterized protein LOC128199705 isoform X2: protein MEHFRCWWLLGGLLLFALAAADERWEQETHAVRRSERGAKSRGMCCVVLWQHFRCWWLLGGLLLFALAVADERWEQETHAVRRSERGAKSRGMCCVVLWQHFRCWWLLGGLLLFALAAADERWEQETHAVRRSERGAKSRGMCCVVLWQHFRCWWLLGGLLLFALAAADERWEQETHAVRRSERGAKSRGMCCVVLWQHFRCWWLLGGLLLFALAAADERWEQETHAVRRSERGAKSRGMCCVVLWQHFRCWWLLGGLLLFALAAADERWEQETHAVRRSERGAKSRGMCCVVLWQHFRCWWLLGGLLLFALAAADERWEQETHAVRRSERGAKSRGMCCVVLWQHFRCWWLLGGLLLFALAAADERWEQETHAVRRSERGAKSREICRYVRGAWSDCDPKTNVRSRTLTLKRGDPASCESAKTIQKKCKKACRYEKSSWSECGPSGEMSRTDPLKANSDPACEQSRRLTKKCNKNKQIKASKDKGRRNRQ from the exons ATGGAG CACTTCCGCTGCTGGTGGCTGCTCGGAGGCCTACTGCTGTTCGCGCTGGCGGCAGCGGACGAGCGCTGGGAGCAGGAGACGCATGCAGTGAGGCGCAGCGAGCGCGGCGCTAAGAGCAGGGgtatgtgttgtgttgtgttgtggcAGCACTTCCGCTGCTGGTGGCTGCTCGGAGGCCTACTGCTGTTCGCGCTGGCGGTAGCGGATGAGCGCTGGGAGCAGGAGACGCATGCAGTGAGGCGCAGCGAGCGCGGCGCTAAGAGCAGGGgtatgtgttgtgttgtgttgtggcAGCACTTCCGCTGCTGGTGGCTGCTCGGAGGCCTACTGCTGTTCGCGCTGGCGGCAGCGGACGAGCGCTGGGAGCAGGAGACGCATGCAGTGAGGCGCAGCGAGCGCGGCGCTAAGAGCAGGGgtatgtgttgtgttgtgttgtggcAGCACTTCCGCTGCTGGTGGCTGCTCGGAGGCCTACTGCTGTTCGCGCTGGCGGCAGCGGATGAGCGCTGGGAGCAGGAGACGCATGCAGTGAGGCGCAGCGAGCGCGGCGCTAAGAGCAGGGgtatgtgttgtgttgtgttgtggcAGCACTTCCGCTGCTGGTGGCTGCTCGGAGGCCTACTGCTGTTCGCGCTGGCGGCAGCGGACGAGCGCTGGGAGCAGGAGACGCATGCAGTGAGGCGCAGCGAGCGCGGCGCTAAGAGCAGGGgtatgtgttgtgttgtgttgtggcAGCACTTCCGCTGCTGGTGGCTGCTCGGAGGCCTACTGCTGTTCGCGCTGGCGGCAGCGGATGAGCGCTGGGAGCAGGAGACGCATGCAGTGAGGCGCAGCGAGCGCGGCGCTAAGAGCAGGGgtatgtgttgtgttgtgttgtggcAGCACTTCCGCTGCTGGTGGCTGCTCGGAGGCCTACTGCTGTTCGCGCTGGCGGCAGCGGACGAGCGCTGGGAGCAGGAGACGCATGCAGTGAGGCGCAGCGAGCGCGGCGCTAAGAGCAGGGgtatgtgttgtgttgtgttgtggcAGCACTTCCGCTGCTGGTGGCTGCTCGGAGGCCTACTGCTGTTCGCGCTGGCGGCAGCGGACGAGCGCTGGGAGCAGGAGACGCATGCAGTGAGGCGCAGCGAGCGCGGCGCTAAGAGCAGGG AGATCTGCCGTTACGTGCGCGGCGCGTGGTCCGACTGCGACCCGAAGACCAACGTGCGCTCGCGGACCCTCACGCTGAAGAGAGGCGACCCCGCCAGCTGCgagagcgccaaaaccattcaGAAGAAGTGCAAGAAAG CTTGTCGCTACGAGAAGTCGTCGTGGAGCGAGTGCGGCCCCTCCGGCGAGATGTCCCGCACGGACCCCCTCAAGGCCAACAGCGACCCCGCGTGCGAGCAGAGCCGGCGCCTCACCAAGAAGTGCAACAAGAACAAACAGATCAAAGCCTCTAAAGACAAGG
- the LOC128199705 gene encoding uncharacterized protein LOC128199705 isoform X1, producing MEHFRCWWLLGGLLLFALAAADERWEQETHAVRRSERGAKSRGMCCVVLWQHFRCWWLLGGLLLFALAVADERWEQETHAVRRSERGAKSRGMCCVVLWQHFRCWWLLGGLLLFALAAADERWEQETHAVRRSERGAKSRGMCCVVLWQHFRCWWLLGGLLLFALAAADERWEQETHAVRRSERGAKSRGMCCVVLWQHFRCWWLLGGLLLFALAAADERWEQETHAVRRSERGAKSRGMCCVVLWQHFRCWWLLGGLLLFALAAADERWEQETHAVRRSERGAKSRGMCCVVLWQHFRCWWLLGGLLLFALAAADERWEQETHAVRRSERGAKSRGMCCVVLWQHFRCWWLLGGLLLFALAAADERWEQETHAVRRSERGAKSREICRYVRGAWSDCDPKTNVRSRTLTLKRGDPASCESAKTIQKKCKKACRYEKSSWSECGPSGEMSRTDPLKANSDPACEQSRRLTKKCNKNKQIKASKDKGIYMFYLRSMKTGDTPAHDSPRSRDVR from the exons ATGGAG CACTTCCGCTGCTGGTGGCTGCTCGGAGGCCTACTGCTGTTCGCGCTGGCGGCAGCGGACGAGCGCTGGGAGCAGGAGACGCATGCAGTGAGGCGCAGCGAGCGCGGCGCTAAGAGCAGGGgtatgtgttgtgttgtgttgtggcAGCACTTCCGCTGCTGGTGGCTGCTCGGAGGCCTACTGCTGTTCGCGCTGGCGGTAGCGGATGAGCGCTGGGAGCAGGAGACGCATGCAGTGAGGCGCAGCGAGCGCGGCGCTAAGAGCAGGGgtatgtgttgtgttgtgttgtggcAGCACTTCCGCTGCTGGTGGCTGCTCGGAGGCCTACTGCTGTTCGCGCTGGCGGCAGCGGACGAGCGCTGGGAGCAGGAGACGCATGCAGTGAGGCGCAGCGAGCGCGGCGCTAAGAGCAGGGgtatgtgttgtgttgtgttgtggcAGCACTTCCGCTGCTGGTGGCTGCTCGGAGGCCTACTGCTGTTCGCGCTGGCGGCAGCGGATGAGCGCTGGGAGCAGGAGACGCATGCAGTGAGGCGCAGCGAGCGCGGCGCTAAGAGCAGGGgtatgtgttgtgttgtgttgtggcAGCACTTCCGCTGCTGGTGGCTGCTCGGAGGCCTACTGCTGTTCGCGCTGGCGGCAGCGGACGAGCGCTGGGAGCAGGAGACGCATGCAGTGAGGCGCAGCGAGCGCGGCGCTAAGAGCAGGGgtatgtgttgtgttgtgttgtggcAGCACTTCCGCTGCTGGTGGCTGCTCGGAGGCCTACTGCTGTTCGCGCTGGCGGCAGCGGATGAGCGCTGGGAGCAGGAGACGCATGCAGTGAGGCGCAGCGAGCGCGGCGCTAAGAGCAGGGgtatgtgttgtgttgtgttgtggcAGCACTTCCGCTGCTGGTGGCTGCTCGGAGGCCTACTGCTGTTCGCGCTGGCGGCAGCGGACGAGCGCTGGGAGCAGGAGACGCATGCAGTGAGGCGCAGCGAGCGCGGCGCTAAGAGCAGGGgtatgtgttgtgttgtgttgtggcAGCACTTCCGCTGCTGGTGGCTGCTCGGAGGCCTACTGCTGTTCGCGCTGGCGGCAGCGGACGAGCGCTGGGAGCAGGAGACGCATGCAGTGAGGCGCAGCGAGCGCGGCGCTAAGAGCAGGG AGATCTGCCGTTACGTGCGCGGCGCGTGGTCCGACTGCGACCCGAAGACCAACGTGCGCTCGCGGACCCTCACGCTGAAGAGAGGCGACCCCGCCAGCTGCgagagcgccaaaaccattcaGAAGAAGTGCAAGAAAG CTTGTCGCTACGAGAAGTCGTCGTGGAGCGAGTGCGGCCCCTCCGGCGAGATGTCCCGCACGGACCCCCTCAAGGCCAACAGCGACCCCGCGTGCGAGCAGAGCCGGCGCCTCACCAAGAAGTGCAACAAGAACAAACAGATCAAAGCCTCTAAAGACAAGGGTATCTATATGTTCTACTTACGCTCTATGAAGACCGGCGACACTCCGGCGCACGACTCCCCCCGGTCCCGTGACGTGCGCTAa